One genomic segment of Mycolicibacterium psychrotolerans includes these proteins:
- a CDS encoding CTP synthase: protein MKPLRKHPLTATKHLFVTGGVVSSLGKGLTASSLGQLLTARGLQVTMQKLDPYLNVDPGTMNPFQHGEVFVTEDGAETDLDVGHYERFLDRNLSGYANVTTGQVYSTVIAKERRGEYLGDTVQVIPHITDEIKNRVLAMAEADADGNRPDVVITEIGGTVGDIESLPFLEAARQVRHEVGRENCFFLHCSLVPFMAPSGELKTKPTQHSVAALRSIGISPDALILRCDRDVPEPLKNKIALMCDVDIDGCISTPDAPSIYDIPKVLHREELDAYVVRRLNLPFRDVDWTQWNDLLRRVHEPRETVRIALVGKYIDLSDAYLSVAEALRAGGFAHHARVEMRWVPSDDCETDPGAAAALADVDGVLIPGGFGIRGIEGKIGAIRYARRRGLPVLGLCLGLQCIVIEAARSVGLTEASSAEFDPDTPDPVISTMADQQHIVAGEADLGGTMRLGAYPAALTPGSIVAQAYQATEVSERHRHRYEVNNAYRDKIAESGLRFSGTSPDGHLVEFVEYAPDVHPFIVGTQAHPELKSRPTRPHPLFVAFVGASLDYKNAERLPVEMPEIPEHAEAEANGVEHALEDAPARG from the coding sequence ATGAAGCCGTTGCGCAAGCACCCGCTGACAGCCACCAAACACCTCTTCGTGACCGGTGGGGTGGTGTCCTCCCTCGGCAAGGGCCTCACCGCCTCGAGCCTCGGTCAACTGCTCACCGCCCGTGGTCTGCAGGTGACGATGCAGAAGCTCGACCCGTATCTCAACGTGGATCCGGGCACGATGAACCCCTTCCAGCACGGAGAGGTGTTCGTCACCGAGGACGGCGCGGAGACCGACCTCGACGTCGGCCACTACGAGCGCTTCCTCGACCGGAACCTCTCGGGATACGCCAATGTCACCACCGGGCAGGTGTATTCGACGGTGATCGCCAAGGAGCGGCGCGGCGAGTACCTCGGCGACACCGTGCAGGTGATCCCGCACATCACCGACGAGATCAAGAACCGCGTGCTGGCGATGGCCGAGGCCGACGCCGACGGCAACCGGCCCGACGTGGTGATCACCGAGATCGGTGGCACGGTCGGCGACATCGAGTCGCTCCCGTTCCTCGAGGCCGCCCGGCAGGTGCGCCACGAAGTGGGCCGGGAGAACTGCTTCTTCCTGCACTGCTCGCTGGTGCCGTTCATGGCGCCCTCGGGCGAGCTCAAGACCAAACCCACCCAGCACTCCGTTGCCGCGCTGCGCAGCATCGGCATCAGCCCCGACGCGCTGATCCTGCGATGCGACCGCGACGTGCCCGAACCGCTCAAGAACAAGATCGCCCTGATGTGTGACGTCGACATCGACGGGTGCATCTCGACCCCCGACGCGCCGTCGATCTACGACATCCCCAAGGTGCTGCACCGCGAGGAGCTCGACGCGTACGTGGTACGGCGGCTCAATCTGCCGTTCCGCGACGTGGACTGGACGCAGTGGAACGACCTGCTGCGACGGGTGCACGAGCCGCGTGAGACCGTGCGAATCGCCCTGGTGGGCAAGTACATCGACCTGTCGGATGCGTACCTGTCGGTCGCCGAGGCGCTGCGTGCAGGCGGCTTCGCCCACCACGCCCGCGTCGAGATGCGCTGGGTGCCCTCCGACGACTGCGAAACCGACCCGGGCGCGGCCGCCGCACTCGCCGACGTCGACGGGGTGCTGATCCCCGGCGGCTTCGGCATTCGCGGCATCGAGGGCAAGATCGGCGCGATCCGCTACGCGCGCAGGCGCGGTCTGCCGGTGCTGGGCCTGTGCCTCGGGTTGCAGTGCATCGTCATCGAGGCCGCGCGGTCGGTGGGTCTGACCGAAGCCAGCTCCGCGGAGTTCGACCCCGACACCCCGGATCCCGTGATCTCCACGATGGCCGACCAGCAGCACATCGTCGCCGGCGAGGCCGACCTGGGCGGCACGATGCGACTGGGCGCCTACCCGGCTGCGCTGACGCCGGGATCCATTGTGGCGCAGGCCTATCAGGCGACCGAGGTGTCGGAGCGGCACCGGCACCGCTACGAGGTCAACAACGCCTACCGCGACAAGATAGCCGAGAGCGGCCTGCGGTTCTCGGGCACTTCGCCCGACGGCCACCTCGTCGAGTTCGTCGAGTACGCGCCCGACGTGCACCCGTTCATCGTCGGCACCCAGGCTCATCCGGAGCTCAAGAGCCGGCCCACCAGGCCGCACCCGCTGTTCGTCGCGTTCGTCGGCGCGTCGCTGGACTACAAGAACGCCGAACGGCTGCCCGTCGAGATGCCGGAGATCCCGGAGCACGCCGAGGCCGAGGCCAACGGTGTGGAGCACGCCCTCGAAGACGCCCCTGCCCGTGGCTGA
- a CDS encoding copper transporter, whose protein sequence is MISLRSHAISLAAVFLALAIGIALGSGLLSNTVLSGLRDDKAQMQTEIDSLTEDRNALNEKLSAAGDFDAQMAPRILRGSLADKSVVLFRTPDADDDDIDALSRLVSEAGGTVTGTVGLTQEFVDANSAEKLLSVVNSPIVPAGTQLSTTTVDQGSQAGDLLGIALLIDRDPKRPPVNDDQRDTVLTALRDTGFITYGAERIGAADTALIVTGGALGDDAGNQGATVARFAAGLAPHGSGVVLAGRDGAASGTSAVAVTRSDKALNSTVSTVDDVDRESGRITTVLALSALINNGKPGQYGTGQGASAVTVPQ, encoded by the coding sequence GTGATCTCGCTGCGTTCGCACGCCATCTCGCTGGCCGCCGTGTTCCTGGCGCTGGCCATCGGCATCGCCCTGGGCTCCGGGCTGCTGTCCAACACCGTGCTGTCCGGACTGCGCGACGACAAGGCGCAGATGCAGACCGAGATCGACTCGCTGACCGAGGACCGCAATGCGCTCAACGAGAAGTTGAGCGCAGCAGGCGATTTCGACGCCCAGATGGCGCCGCGGATTCTGCGCGGCAGCCTCGCGGACAAATCGGTGGTGCTGTTCCGCACCCCGGATGCCGACGACGACGACATCGACGCGCTCTCCCGGCTCGTCAGCGAGGCCGGCGGCACCGTGACCGGCACCGTAGGCCTGACCCAGGAGTTCGTCGACGCCAACTCCGCCGAGAAGCTGCTGTCGGTGGTGAATTCACCGATCGTGCCCGCGGGCACCCAGTTGAGCACCACCACCGTCGACCAGGGCTCGCAGGCCGGTGACCTCCTGGGCATCGCGCTGCTGATCGACAGGGACCCCAAACGCCCGCCCGTCAACGACGACCAGCGCGACACGGTGCTGACCGCGCTGCGCGACACCGGGTTCATCACCTACGGCGCCGAGCGCATCGGAGCCGCCGACACCGCACTGATCGTCACCGGGGGCGCCCTCGGTGACGATGCGGGCAACCAGGGCGCCACCGTGGCCCGGTTCGCCGCCGGGCTGGCGCCGCACGGCTCGGGCGTCGTGCTCGCCGGCCGCGACGGCGCCGCCTCCGGTACCTCCGCGGTGGCGGTCACCCGCTCGGACAAAGCGTTGAACAGCACCGTCAGCACCGTCGACGACGTCGACCGCGAATCGGGGCGGATCACCACCGTGCTGGCGCTGAGCGCGCTGATCAACAACGGCAAACCCGGCCAGTACGGCACCGGGCAGGGCGCGTCCGCCGTCACCGTGCCGCAGTAG
- the steA gene encoding putative cytokinetic ring protein SteA, producing MKMSALLSRNAGSRPGITGTARVDRDIDRLLRRVTPGDIVVIDAQDLDRVTADALVEAGIAAVVNASSSISGRYPNLGPEVLVANGITLVDDTGPEVFKKVKDGARIRINEGGVYSGDRRLILGTERTDADIHELMQEAKGGLVAHLEAFAGNTIEFIRSESPLLIDGIGIPDIDVDLNRRHVVIVAEEPHAAADLKALKPFIKEYQPVLVGVGTGADILRKAGYRPALIVGDPDTISTEALRCGAQVVLPADADGHASGLERIQDLGVGAMTFPAAGSAADLALLLCDHHGASLIVTVGHTASIEEFFDRTRQRSNPSTFLTRLKVGEKLVDAKAVATLYRSRVSGGAIALLVLAMLIAVIAALWVSRADAAVLEWITHTWNQFLLWVQGLVS from the coding sequence ATGAAGATGTCAGCGCTGCTCTCCCGAAACGCCGGCTCACGGCCGGGCATCACCGGCACCGCCCGTGTGGACCGCGACATCGACCGGCTGTTGCGACGGGTGACGCCGGGCGACATCGTCGTCATCGACGCACAGGACCTGGACCGCGTCACCGCTGACGCACTGGTCGAGGCCGGCATCGCGGCTGTCGTCAACGCGTCGTCGTCGATCTCGGGGCGCTACCCTAACCTCGGGCCCGAGGTGCTGGTCGCCAACGGCATCACCCTGGTCGACGACACCGGCCCCGAGGTCTTCAAAAAGGTCAAGGACGGCGCCCGCATCCGGATCAACGAGGGCGGCGTCTACTCCGGGGACCGTCGGCTGATCCTCGGCACCGAGCGCACCGACGCCGACATCCACGAGCTGATGCAGGAGGCCAAGGGCGGGTTGGTCGCCCACCTGGAGGCGTTCGCCGGGAACACCATCGAGTTCATCCGCAGCGAGAGCCCCCTGCTGATCGACGGCATCGGCATCCCCGACATCGACGTCGACCTGAACCGCAGGCACGTCGTGATCGTCGCCGAGGAACCGCACGCCGCAGCCGACCTCAAGGCGCTCAAACCGTTCATCAAGGAGTACCAGCCCGTGCTGGTCGGCGTCGGGACCGGGGCCGACATCCTGCGCAAGGCCGGCTACCGGCCGGCGCTGATCGTCGGAGACCCGGACACGATCAGCACCGAGGCACTGCGTTGCGGAGCCCAGGTGGTGCTGCCCGCCGACGCCGACGGCCACGCCTCCGGACTGGAGCGCATCCAGGACCTCGGCGTCGGTGCGATGACGTTCCCGGCCGCCGGATCGGCGGCCGACCTGGCGCTGCTGCTCTGCGATCACCACGGCGCCTCGTTGATCGTCACCGTCGGGCACACCGCCAGCATCGAGGAGTTCTTCGACCGCACCCGTCAGCGCAGCAACCCGTCGACCTTCCTGACCCGGTTGAAGGTGGGGGAGAAGCTCGTCGACGCCAAAGCCGTCGCCACGCTGTACCGCAGCCGCGTCTCCGGCGGGGCGATCGCGCTGCTGGTGCTGGCGATGCTGATCGCCGTCATCGCCGCGCTGTGGGTGTCGCGCGCCGACGCCGCCGTGCTCGAGTGGATCACCCACACCTGGAACCAGTTCCTGCTGTGGGTGCAGGGTCTGGTCTCGTAG
- a CDS encoding VOC family protein, with protein sequence MTDFGVRYIVDDVDDAVEFYTKNLGFEVVMRPGRGFAMLHRGDLALLLNAPQGGGGAGRRLPDGLPEPGGWNRFQLRVDDLNSVVDALRGAGVDFRGDVIEGRGGRQALAVDPAGNLVELFQAFTT encoded by the coding sequence ATGACCGACTTCGGGGTGCGCTACATCGTCGACGACGTCGATGATGCTGTCGAGTTCTACACGAAAAATCTCGGTTTCGAGGTGGTGATGCGCCCGGGACGCGGCTTTGCCATGCTCCACCGTGGAGATCTGGCTCTGTTGCTGAACGCTCCGCAGGGCGGGGGCGGGGCCGGCCGGCGACTGCCGGACGGACTGCCGGAACCGGGCGGCTGGAACAGGTTCCAGCTCAGGGTCGATGATCTGAATTCCGTCGTCGACGCGCTCCGCGGCGCCGGCGTCGACTTCCGCGGTGACGTCATCGAGGGACGCGGCGGCCGGCAGGCCCTGGCCGTGGATCCCGCCGGAAACCTGGTCGAACTGTTCCAGGCGTTCACCACGTGA
- a CDS encoding TetR/AcrR family transcriptional regulator translates to MSSARGRLPDPRVEHSRRAICRAALDEFADSGYAGFRMESVAARAGVGRSTVYRHWPDKAALVADALDSVHQQPDPARETAGSARARAEILLNHLARALTESAVAACIPAWIHAAANDADFRDRLHRFSAQRRQRLTDTIAAGVAEGEFSPTVDPETASVTLSGGVFYRCLMTPEAPDAGFVADLLDTVLGR, encoded by the coding sequence ATGAGCAGTGCCCGAGGCCGGCTGCCCGATCCACGGGTCGAGCACTCACGTCGCGCCATCTGCCGCGCAGCCCTCGACGAGTTCGCCGACAGTGGTTACGCCGGGTTCCGGATGGAATCGGTCGCGGCCCGCGCCGGCGTCGGGAGGAGCACCGTGTACCGGCACTGGCCCGATAAGGCGGCGTTGGTCGCAGACGCCCTGGACAGCGTTCATCAGCAGCCGGACCCTGCGCGCGAGACCGCAGGCAGCGCGCGAGCGCGGGCCGAGATCCTGCTGAACCATCTCGCGCGGGCGTTGACCGAATCAGCGGTCGCGGCATGCATTCCCGCGTGGATCCACGCGGCCGCGAACGACGCGGACTTCCGCGACCGCCTGCACCGGTTCTCGGCGCAGCGCCGTCAACGGCTCACCGACACAATCGCCGCAGGAGTCGCCGAGGGCGAATTCTCCCCGACAGTCGATCCGGAGACGGCGTCGGTCACGCTGTCCGGCGGTGTGTTCTACCGGTGCCTGATGACGCCCGAAGCTCCCGACGCCGGCTTCGTCGCGGACCTTCTCGACACCGTCCTCGGACGCTGA